The proteins below come from a single Sorghum bicolor cultivar BTx623 chromosome 4, Sorghum_bicolor_NCBIv3, whole genome shotgun sequence genomic window:
- the LOC8057527 gene encoding FKBP12-interacting protein of 37 kDa isoform X2 — translation MSSPWSPMSMEEDEEIQELDAEEQQGGEQPQQGDGQRPESTAEARAQQTGKKRARSAANSSTNPSNSRKPEAKVKVEESAPGAATGVILSLRESLQDCKQSLASCQVELETAKSEIEKWHSAFQSIAAVPSGTSPDPVSVVSYLSNLKSSEESLREQLEKAKKREAAYIVTFAKREQEIAELKSAVRDLKTQLRPPSMQTRRLLLDPAIHEEFTRLKNLVEEKERKIKELQDNVAAVNFTPSSKLGKMLMAKCRTLQEENEEIGAMASEGKIHELGMKIAVLKSQNNELRNQFDVLYKHMDGVTNDVERSNEMVSILQEQLEAKDLELARLKETLSQKEGTQDAPVEERDEAGDDQKAASDPLQVKVES, via the exons ATGTCCAGTCCGTGGAGCCCTATGAGTATGGAGGAAGACGAAGAGATCCAAGAGCTTGACGCCGAGGAGCAGCAGGGTGGTGAGCAGCCGCAGCAGGGTGATGGGCAGCGGCCGGAGTCGACAGCTGAAGCAAGGGCGCAACAAACCGGAAAGAAACGCGCAAGATCAGCGGCCAATTCATCTACTAATCCGTCAAATTCTCGTAAACCTGAG GCAAAGGTAAAGGTTGAGGAAAGTGCACCAGGAGCTGCGACAGGAGTGATTCTGTCTCTTCGTGAAAG TTTACAGGACTGTAAACAGAGCCTTGCATCCTGCCAG GTGGAACTGGAAACTGCAAAATCAGAAATCGAGAAGTGGCATTCAGCATTTCAGAGCATTGCAGCTGTACCTTCTGGTACCAGTCCAG ATCCTGTTTCGGTGGTGTCTTACCTCAGCAACTTGAAGTCATCAGAGGAGTCATTGAGGGAGCAG CTGGAGAAAGCAAAGAAAAGGGAGGCAGCTTATATAGTAACATTTGCAAAACGAGAGCAGGAGATTGCAGAACTGAAG TCTGCAGTTAGAGATTTAAAAACACAATTGAGGCCACCGTCAATGCAG ACAAGGAGATTATTGCTTGATCCAGCAATTCACGAGGAATTTACACGTTTGAAG AATCTTGTGGaggagaaagagagaaaaataaaGGAGCTACAGGACAATGTTGCTGCCGTCAATTTTACTCCATCCAGCAAACTGGGAAAAATGCTAATGGCTAAATGTAGAACATTGCAAGAGGAAAATGAAGAGATTGGGGCGATGGCATCGGAAGGAAAA ATCCATGAGCTTGGAATGAAAATTGCAGTTCTGAAGTCTCAGAACAATGAGCTCAGGAATCAATTTGATG TTTTGTATAAACACATGGATGGTGTAACAAATGACGTGGAGAGATCAAACGAAATG GTGTCGATCCTGCAAGAGCAGTTAGAAGCTAAGGATTTAGAGCTAGCTAGATTGAAGGAGACGCTTTCCCAGAAAGAAGGTACCCAAGATGCACCGGTGGAAGAGAGAGACGAAGCTGGAGATGATCAGAAGGCAGCTTCAGACCCACTGCAAGTGAAAGTGGAAAGTTAA
- the LOC8057527 gene encoding FKBP12-interacting protein of 37 kDa isoform X1, with protein sequence MADSDQCFAGTMSSPWSPMSMEEDEEIQELDAEEQQGGEQPQQGDGQRPESTAEARAQQTGKKRARSAANSSTNPSNSRKPEAKVKVEESAPGAATGVILSLRESLQDCKQSLASCQVELETAKSEIEKWHSAFQSIAAVPSGTSPDPVSVVSYLSNLKSSEESLREQLEKAKKREAAYIVTFAKREQEIAELKSAVRDLKTQLRPPSMQTRRLLLDPAIHEEFTRLKNLVEEKERKIKELQDNVAAVNFTPSSKLGKMLMAKCRTLQEENEEIGAMASEGKIHELGMKIAVLKSQNNELRNQFDVLYKHMDGVTNDVERSNEMVSILQEQLEAKDLELARLKETLSQKEGTQDAPVEERDEAGDDQKAASDPLQVKVES encoded by the exons ATGGCAGATTCAGATCAGTGTTTTGCTGGCACCATGTCCAGTCCGTGGAGCCCTATGAGTATGGAGGAAGACGAAGAGATCCAAGAGCTTGACGCCGAGGAGCAGCAGGGTGGTGAGCAGCCGCAGCAGGGTGATGGGCAGCGGCCGGAGTCGACAGCTGAAGCAAGGGCGCAACAAACCGGAAAGAAACGCGCAAGATCAGCGGCCAATTCATCTACTAATCCGTCAAATTCTCGTAAACCTGAG GCAAAGGTAAAGGTTGAGGAAAGTGCACCAGGAGCTGCGACAGGAGTGATTCTGTCTCTTCGTGAAAG TTTACAGGACTGTAAACAGAGCCTTGCATCCTGCCAG GTGGAACTGGAAACTGCAAAATCAGAAATCGAGAAGTGGCATTCAGCATTTCAGAGCATTGCAGCTGTACCTTCTGGTACCAGTCCAG ATCCTGTTTCGGTGGTGTCTTACCTCAGCAACTTGAAGTCATCAGAGGAGTCATTGAGGGAGCAG CTGGAGAAAGCAAAGAAAAGGGAGGCAGCTTATATAGTAACATTTGCAAAACGAGAGCAGGAGATTGCAGAACTGAAG TCTGCAGTTAGAGATTTAAAAACACAATTGAGGCCACCGTCAATGCAG ACAAGGAGATTATTGCTTGATCCAGCAATTCACGAGGAATTTACACGTTTGAAG AATCTTGTGGaggagaaagagagaaaaataaaGGAGCTACAGGACAATGTTGCTGCCGTCAATTTTACTCCATCCAGCAAACTGGGAAAAATGCTAATGGCTAAATGTAGAACATTGCAAGAGGAAAATGAAGAGATTGGGGCGATGGCATCGGAAGGAAAA ATCCATGAGCTTGGAATGAAAATTGCAGTTCTGAAGTCTCAGAACAATGAGCTCAGGAATCAATTTGATG TTTTGTATAAACACATGGATGGTGTAACAAATGACGTGGAGAGATCAAACGAAATG GTGTCGATCCTGCAAGAGCAGTTAGAAGCTAAGGATTTAGAGCTAGCTAGATTGAAGGAGACGCTTTCCCAGAAAGAAGGTACCCAAGATGCACCGGTGGAAGAGAGAGACGAAGCTGGAGATGATCAGAAGGCAGCTTCAGACCCACTGCAAGTGAAAGTGGAAAGTTAA
- the LOC8057527 gene encoding FKBP12-interacting protein of 37 kDa isoform X3, with amino-acid sequence MSSPWSPMSMEEDEEIQELDAEEQQGGEQPQQGDGQRPESTAEARAQQTGKKRARSAANSSTNPSNSRKPEAKVKVEESAPGAATGVILSLRESLQDCKQSLASCQVELETAKSEIEKWHSAFQSIAAVPSDPVSVVSYLSNLKSSEESLREQLEKAKKREAAYIVTFAKREQEIAELKSAVRDLKTQLRPPSMQTRRLLLDPAIHEEFTRLKNLVEEKERKIKELQDNVAAVNFTPSSKLGKMLMAKCRTLQEENEEIGAMASEGKIHELGMKIAVLKSQNNELRNQFDVLYKHMDGVTNDVERSNEMVSILQEQLEAKDLELARLKETLSQKEGTQDAPVEERDEAGDDQKAASDPLQVKVES; translated from the exons ATGTCCAGTCCGTGGAGCCCTATGAGTATGGAGGAAGACGAAGAGATCCAAGAGCTTGACGCCGAGGAGCAGCAGGGTGGTGAGCAGCCGCAGCAGGGTGATGGGCAGCGGCCGGAGTCGACAGCTGAAGCAAGGGCGCAACAAACCGGAAAGAAACGCGCAAGATCAGCGGCCAATTCATCTACTAATCCGTCAAATTCTCGTAAACCTGAG GCAAAGGTAAAGGTTGAGGAAAGTGCACCAGGAGCTGCGACAGGAGTGATTCTGTCTCTTCGTGAAAG TTTACAGGACTGTAAACAGAGCCTTGCATCCTGCCAG GTGGAACTGGAAACTGCAAAATCAGAAATCGAGAAGTGGCATTCAGCATTTCAGAGCATTGCAGCTGTACCTTCTG ATCCTGTTTCGGTGGTGTCTTACCTCAGCAACTTGAAGTCATCAGAGGAGTCATTGAGGGAGCAG CTGGAGAAAGCAAAGAAAAGGGAGGCAGCTTATATAGTAACATTTGCAAAACGAGAGCAGGAGATTGCAGAACTGAAG TCTGCAGTTAGAGATTTAAAAACACAATTGAGGCCACCGTCAATGCAG ACAAGGAGATTATTGCTTGATCCAGCAATTCACGAGGAATTTACACGTTTGAAG AATCTTGTGGaggagaaagagagaaaaataaaGGAGCTACAGGACAATGTTGCTGCCGTCAATTTTACTCCATCCAGCAAACTGGGAAAAATGCTAATGGCTAAATGTAGAACATTGCAAGAGGAAAATGAAGAGATTGGGGCGATGGCATCGGAAGGAAAA ATCCATGAGCTTGGAATGAAAATTGCAGTTCTGAAGTCTCAGAACAATGAGCTCAGGAATCAATTTGATG TTTTGTATAAACACATGGATGGTGTAACAAATGACGTGGAGAGATCAAACGAAATG GTGTCGATCCTGCAAGAGCAGTTAGAAGCTAAGGATTTAGAGCTAGCTAGATTGAAGGAGACGCTTTCCCAGAAAGAAGGTACCCAAGATGCACCGGTGGAAGAGAGAGACGAAGCTGGAGATGATCAGAAGGCAGCTTCAGACCCACTGCAAGTGAAAGTGGAAAGTTAA
- the LOC8057528 gene encoding uncharacterized protein LOC8057528 has translation MADKPSRALVLYAAGHATVLTPPAGSAAAGSHLDAFASRASCGLLTLRSPPASHPTTGAEDNSSTILELAQLLDVYDHLYPGKNADSGQEVAQVDPQELVVPKLSERFMGLRAALVTSCPRVSSFAANLGFQVFQTNDFAPQSASSGVTKEVGLINRAFDLLGFSDGNVQETSEFDLVFMHVAMENTSSKLGKLGMKTDLNRLEKLVGAVMESAPVGSAIASRIHVSVILSYGSASGNKDEFSLLTSSTEADSDLNLLRPRQSYTMKAGHTLDDVRLHHPILLAQWQEGVTRVDLAKGFSFEEFIKHGGNLAMLAERFLHEVAFKLWKAPKYGA, from the exons ATGGCGGACAAGCCGAGCCGCGCGCTGGTCCTCTACGCCGCCGGCCACGCCACGGTGCTCACTCCCCCGGCGGGCTCCGCAGCCGCGGGGAGCCACCTCGACGCGTTCGCCTCCCGCGCCTCCTGCGGCCTTCTCACCCTCCGCTCCCCGCCGGCTTCCCATCCCACGACCG GCGCGGAGGATAATAGCAGCACGATTCTGGAGCTGGCGCAGTTGCTCGACGTTTATGATCATCTCTACCCCGGAAAG AATGCGGATAGTGGTCAAGAAGTTGCCCAAGTGGATCCACAGGAGCTAGTGGTTCCCAAGCTGTCTGAGAG GTTTATGGGCCTGAGAGCTGCCTTGGTCACCAGTTGTCCCCGCGTCAGCTCCTTTGCGGCGAATCTTGGTTTCCAAGTTTTTCAGACCAATGATTTCGCCCCTCAATCTGCCTCATCCGGCGTTACTAAAGAGGTTGGATTAATCAACCGAGCATTTGATCTGCTTGGATTCTCGGATGGGAATGTGCAGGAAACATCTGAGTTCGATCTAGTTTTCATGCATGTTGCCATGGAGAACACAAGCAGCAAGTTAGGAAAATTAGGAATGAAGACAGATCTCAATCGGCTGGAGAAATTAGTTGGTGCAGTCATGGAATCTGCGCCTGTTGGTTCAGCTATTGCTTCACGTATTCATGTATCTGTCATTTTGAGCTATGGGTCTGCTTCTGGAAATAAGGATGAGTTTTCCCTATTAACCTCTTCGACCGAAGCAGATTCAGACTTGAATCTACTGCGCCCACGCCAGAGCTACACAATGAAAGCAGGACATACATTAGATGATGTCAG ACTTCATCATCCAATTCTACTGGCACAGTGGCAGGAAGGAGTTACACGTGTTGATTTGGCTAAAGGGTTTTCTTTTGAGGAGTTTATAAAG CATGGTGGAAACCTTGCTATGCTTGCTGAGCGCTTTCTACATGAGGTGGCATTTAAGCTCTGGAAAGCACCCAAATATGGGGCTTGA